One stretch of Narcine bancroftii isolate sNarBan1 chromosome 8, sNarBan1.hap1, whole genome shotgun sequence DNA includes these proteins:
- the zic3 gene encoding zinc finger protein ZIC 3 encodes MAMLLDGGAQFPTLGVGGFGSPRHHDMASRDPGLGIGPFCDSPHPGAFKLSPGTHDISVSQTSAFTPQTSGYAAALAPHAGQVGSYGGAPFNSGREFLFRNRSGAIGDSTPAGSQHGLFTSPAGGMHGPPGMTDPSGHLLFPGLHEQTSSHSAAHVVNGQMRLGLHGELFGRADPYRGVSSPGTEPYSAAQLHNYSPMNMTVGMNVTAHQGAGAFFRYMRQPIKQELPCRWIDEAQSNRSKTTCERTFGSMHELVAHLAVEHVGGPEHSNHICYWEHCSRGGKSFKAKYKLINHIRVHTGEKPFPCPFPGCGKIFARSENLKIHKRTHTGEKPFKCEFGGCDRRFANSSDRKKHMHVHTSDKPYICRLCDKSYTHPSSLRKHMKVHESQGSDSSPAPSSGYESSTPPALLSSSSEDPSKNAARPAQKNPNHNPSLPPNFNEWYV; translated from the exons ATGGCGATGCTGTTGGACGGTGGAGCTCAGTTCCCCACCCTCGGGGTGGGCGGTTTCGGTAGCCCCCGGCATCATGATATGGCCAGCCGGGATCCGGGACTGGGGATCGGCCCCTTCTGCGATTCACCGCATCCTGGAGCGTTCAAACTCAGCCCGGGGACTCACGACATCTCGGTCAGCCAGACCTCCGCTTTCACCCCACAAACATCGGGCTACGCCGCCGCCTTGGCTCCTCACGCTGGCCAGGTTGGCTCCTACGGCGGGGCGCCGTTCAATTCCGGCCGGGAGTTCCTGTTCCGCAACCGGAGCGGCGCTATCGGGGACTCTACTCCCGCAGGCTCCCAGCACGGCCTGTTCACTTCGCCCGCCGGGGGGATGCACGGACCCCCCGGCATGACGGATCCCTCAGGACACCTTCTATTCCCAGGACTGCACGAACAAACCTCCAGCCACTCCGCTGCGCACGTCGTGAACGGCCAAATGCGCCTGGGCTTGCACGGGGAACTGTTCGGGAGGGCGGACCCTTACCGAGGGGTCAGCAGCCCCGGGACGGAGCCCTACTCAGCAGCTCAACTCCACAACTACAGTCCGATGAACATGACTGTGGGAATGAACGTGACGGCGCACCAGGGAGCAGGGGCTTTCTTCCGATACATGAGGCAGCCCATCAAACAGGAATTACCCTGTAGGTGGATAGACGAAGCTCAGAGCAATCGCAGCAAAACAACTTGCGAGCGGACTTTCGGCAGTATGCACGAACTGGTGGCCCACCTCGCCGTGGAACACGTCGGCGGACCCGAGCACTCCAACCACATCTGCTACTGGGAGCATTGTTCCAGGGGGGGCAAGTCCTTTAAGGCCAAATACAAACTGATTAATCACATCCGGGTGCACACTGGCGAGAAACCTTTCCCGTGCCCCTTCCCGGGATGTGGGAAAATATTCGCTCGATCGGAAAACCTGAAGATCCACAAACGGACCCACACAG GTGAAAAGCCGTTCAAGTGTGAGTTTGGGGGATGTGACAGGCGATTCGCCAACAGCAGCGACCGCAAGAAGCACATGCATGTGCACACATCAGACAAACCCTACATCTGCAGGCTGTGTGACAAGTCCTACACCCATCCCAGCTCCCTCCGCAAACACATGAAG GTACACGAATCTCAGGGTTCGGATTCCTCTCCCGCGCCCAGCTCCGGCTACGAGTCGTCGACACCTCCAGCCCTGTTGTCTTCAAGCAGTGAAGATCCCAGCAAGAACGCGGCACGGCCCGCACAGAAGAATCCCAACCACAACCCGTCGCTGCCCCCGAATTTTAACGAGTGGTACGTGTGA
- the LOC138741990 gene encoding zinc finger protein ZIC 3-like — translation MAVPRFSGYPLSNVYRGESNTELSMGPSPLPPEHLALSLKLSPAQNISEHTGRAVTPCASLAAPYQSYSGFTGHRVGAGRDFVGRRNFSASCMPGLADQHSAAGVPQGAFGSAGRRYNECTSHAENAGQPFVHGLHDHSFRGMPSSRAVNEQMPLGIPGELIARSRHYSPVPGVRGDHYVASLLQSYSPINLNLSLSAHGGTAPFFRYLKPIKRELVCRWVGREQNPKGCCSRTFGHMHELVAHLTVEHVAGSEQLSHVCHWENCTREGKAFKAKYKLINHVRVHTGEKPFYCPYPGCEKVFARSENLKIHKRTHTGEKPFKCEFEGCDRRFANSSDRKKHSHVHTSDKPYICKIKDCDKSYTHPSSLRKHMKMHYKPALSLNYEREPFTGGLYSDPESDYSSGDIVSNHPSASSCPLPFDHSEVKSLPTPRLGSPPCTGLEETLGSATMTGAGAPVPSMTAAKIERREDQITPVQTECSPGRLASNPHGIKLDPSTGIKATATFDGFSTSLCEFNYQMAAPHSDLRMEPLSLMRSTAPAPSLPSSWSERRMNFMPLSRSNFRSASVPSIRLLPSPSHRPETRLNPLNGNQVGSILRPLPSTGEGVELHALASRTRAPPAGLLNAWYTCQRRHGSGCARIPDQGCSSEEEGWLNTGVTGAIIPKIQKSNLERNVL, via the exons ATGGCCGTGCCAAGATTCAGTGGTTACCCTCTCTCAAATGTCTACCGGGGAGAGAGCAATACCGAGCTCAGCATGGGGCCGTCACCTCTGCCCCCAGAACACTTGGCGCTCTCTTTAAAACTCAGCCCCGCGCAGAATATATCGGAACACACCGGGAGAGCAGTCACTCCCTGTGCGAGTCTCGCCGCCCCCTATCAATCCTACTCAGGCTTTACTGGGCATCGTGTAGGAGCTGGCAGGGACTTCGTGGGCCGGCGGAATTTCTCGGCATCTTGCATGCCAGGATTAGCGGACCAACACTCTGCCGCCGGCGTGCCGCAGGGCGCCTTTGGCTCGGCCGGGCGAAGGTACAACGAGTGTACCAGCCACGCGGAGAATGCAGGTCAACCGTTCGTCCATGGTTTGCACGACCACAGCTTCCGTGGCATGCCGTCCTCCAGGGCTGTCAATGAGCAGATGCCTCTGGGGATACCCGGGGAACTCATCGCCAGGTCTCGCCACTACAGCCCAGTTCCGGGTGTAAGAGGAGACCACTACGTGGCCTCGTTGCTGCAGAGCTACAGCCCGATTAATCTGAACCTGAGCTTATCTGCTCACGGCGGCACCGCTCCGTTTTTTAGATACCTGAAACCCATCAAACGCGAGCTGGTTTGCAGGTGGGTTGGCCGGGAGCAGAACCCCAAGGGCTGCTGCTCCAGGACATTCGGCCACATGCACGAGCTGGTGGCGCACCTGACGGTGGAGCACGTCGCGGGATCTGAACAGCTTTCTCATGTTTGCCACTGGGAAAACTGTACGAGGGAAGGAAAGGCCTTCAAAGCCAAATACAAACTGATAAACCACGTCAGAGTTCACACCGGTGAGAAACCGTTCTACTGCCCGTATCCTGGTTGCGAAAAGGTGTTCGCCAGATCCGAAAACCTGAAGATCCACAAGAGGACTCACACAG GTGAAAAACCTTTCAAGTGTGAATTCGAGGGCTGCGACAGAAGGTTCGCGAACAGCAGCGATCGGAAGAAACATTCCCATGTCCACACAAGTGACAAACCATACATCTGTAAAATCAAAGACTGCGATAAATCGTACACACACCCAAGTTCGCTCCGAAAGCACATGAAAATGCATTACAAGCCCGCGCTCTCGCTGAACTATGAACGGGAACCTTTCACTGGAGGCTTATATTCTGATCCAGAGAGCGACTATTCATCAGGGGACATCGTTTCAAACCATCCCAGTGCCTCGTCGTGCCCGTTACCCTTCGATCATTCAGAGGTCAAATCACTTCCAACTCCTAGGTTGGGTTCACCGCCTTGCACTGGGCTTGAGGAGACGTTGGGTTCGGCGACGATGACAGGAGCTGGTGCACCTGTACCCTCGATGACCGCAGCCAAGATCGAAAGGAGAGAGGACCAGATTACACCGGTTCAAACAGAATGCTCTCCGGGCCGATTAGCTTCTAATCCTCATGGAATTAAACTGGATCCATCCACTGGAATCAAAGCTACGGCCACCTTCGATGGGTTTTCGACCAGCCTCTGTGAATTCAATTACCAAATGGCCGCACCTCATTCTGACCTCAGAATGGAGCCCTTATCCCTGATGCGATCCACTGCCCCAGCTCCCTCGCTCCCTTCCAGCTGGTCGGAAAGGAGAATGAATTTCATGCCTTTGAGCCGGTCTAATTTCAGAAGTGCATCGGTACCTTCCATTCGTCTGCTCCCTTCTCCCTCACACCGACCTGAAACGAGGTTGAATCCGTTAAATGGAAACCAGGTCGGTTCTATCTTGCGCCCTTTGCCTTCTACCGGAGAGGGTGTGGAGCTCCACGCTCTCGCCTCCAGGACACGCGCCCCGCCCGCCGGTCTCCTGAATGCCTGGTATACCTGTCAAAGGAGACACGGCAGTGGCTGTGCGCGAATTCCGGACCAGGGATGCTCGTCTGAGGAGGAGG GATGGCTTAACACAGGTGTGACTGGGGCAATTATACCCAAAATTCAAAAGTCAAACCTGGAACGCAACGTTCTTTAA